GATtgtacacacacgcatgcatgcaaCTCACTGAGAGAACGTGCACGGTTGACCATCATGATGTTAACTGAGTCCTTGTAACCGCCTGTGGTCCGGAGCAGTGTGTGCCGGAGGGGACCTGTGACCATGGCAGAAggtaggaggagaggagggagctgCAGGGGAGATGCTCtgaagggagaaggagaggaagagagaaagaaggagagaaggagagataaGGGTTGGCTCTtcttcattttgtcttttccttctctttctggAGGGCTGATGTGTGGTTGTCTATTCAGAAAaagtgtgtgcagagcttttgcTTTTTGCTGAGGGAACAGTAGAGTAGAGCTGCAGGAGGTGTAGGAGGTATTGGAGGTGTTGGAGGAGAGCAGAGACTTTAAAACCATCACTTCTAGTGACAGGTCAAACTTTGAGTGAGAATTTTTTTCACCAAAACAAATCGAAACAAATTGCTCCCATGCGTAAAAAATAAGCTTAGTTGATGTCTTCTATCATCGTACAAATTTAGAGGGATAGTTTAATAGTTACTCTTTATGCATTAATGAAATAAATCCAATGTATTACATTGTCAACATTTGTTTATGTTGAAACTATTAATTGATTAATGTTTAGACATTAATGATTACAGCCTATTGTATTGCAAGTTTACTTTGCATTCTTATGGTTCGCATATTCCATCTGTAGAAGCAATTACATGCTGCGAGCTCTTCTGATGATGAGAAAATAGAAACTATCCAATAAAATgatcaattaaattattttaatttaaaaaaagccacACACTGGTGTGTTTTAGCATATTctcattatataatatttgcttgtttattcattttatttggtaATAGATGGAATACTTCTAGGCTGTGAACATTTTCCCAGTTCATTGATTTATCGAAAGAACTGTCGATTAATTCATGGTAATATAATCTGCATATTATTGTGTCATCTACCAAATTCCTTTGTATCTCGTGGGTAACTATCTGATAATTTAATGTTAGATATTAACAATATTCCAGTACTGGCCTgtcatgcttttcttttttaaattacattttacgCAGTAAGTAAGATGCGTCCGTGtgttcatatcatatcatatcatatcatatcatatcatatcatatcatatcatatcatatcatatcatatcatatcatatcatacgtGTGTTGTGCAGGagggtgtgaggaggaggaggcggccctGACCCGGGGCAGCGGGGTGTGTAAGTGGTTCAACGTGCGGATGGGTTTCGGCTTCTTGTCCATGGAGAGCAGGGACGGAGCAGCTCTGGAGCAGCCGCTGGATGTGTTCGTCCATCAGGTGAGACCAAGCTGCTGCTCTAGTGTTTGACACGCACTACTGTGGAGGGAATGAATGTGATGCAGTTGCTAAGATGGATGTGAATGAGTCTTCAGTTACAATTTGAcagtttttcagtttgttttcaaaTCCAGCAAAGTGGAACACAGGTAAAAGCACGGAAAAGTCATTCGACGGATGATTCTAGATCAGGATTATACAGATTTGGGATCATGATGAAGTGTTAAGAGGTGTTTAAGCTTCATGATGAATCCTAAATGCAGTTCATTAGCAcataatgtacatttttttatacCAAACAACTTCTTTAGCAAAATGTCAATCACTTTTCTACAACTTAATTTCTCAAGCTGTTTTGCTGAGTAAGGTGAGTTTTACATGTTTGTATGTTCATCACACAAGGACACTTCATACAACCTCACATCACACGGATGCTTTAACCTTTCCAGACCATTATCAGCTACAAGATTGAGACAAAGTACCACTGTCGGCAGGCAGCAGCGTCTTCATATTTACACATTACACATCAGCTTTACCCTGCTAATATTGTAGTCAACACACAGTAATGCATGTGCAGGATCAACTTTTGGGGTTAGGGCTCAAACGCTTCTTTTGAAAAGGGTTTAGAGGCTAAAGCAGAAATAACAAGGCTCATTCCTCTCCCTATCCAGCCCTGCTTCCTGTTATAAAGTCATTAAAGCATCAGGGAGCCCACCCAGCCCCGACTCTCAGGCCCACCTCACATGTGGAGCCTTGTGGGAAAGACCTCTCCTCAGGTTTCTCTGCCCCAGTGAAGCCGTAAATCATGTGAATACCTGGCATGATATGTGCTTCAGAGAGATGTGGGTGTCAGTCCGGTAGCAGGCGTTTAATGAAACGTGACACAGTGAGCTGTGTTGTCATCGACTATGTTTACACCAACAATATCAATAGAGcattccattcatattcctgtttacatgttacagagTATAGTCCGATAATCATTCACATCAGCATTACATCCCCTACACCTTTATTATCTTGGCGTTAAAAAACGTCAtcatatctttttcttttaaaacataaCGAAGGTAGCATAACTACGGTTTCTCCCTCACTGCCAAAATGTGACTTTGTCGTAGCGCCAGCAATCTTGTTTACGCTTAAACCCAGGGCATGCGCCGTCAAGTAGTTTGGTAACTGTCGTATGTTGATGTCctaaaatgctgtgaaaacttCAATAGGGCGTTATTATGTATTTAACATGTATACATGTCTACATAATGTGGTTGAGGTCAGAATACTGCACATCATAATTACATTATGATTAACTGACCTtaaaatggatggatagatagatagatagatagatagatagatagatagatagatagatagatagatagatagatagatagatagatagatagatagatagatagatagatagatagatagatagatagatagatagatagatagatagatagatagatagatagatagatagatagatagatagatagatagatagatagatagatagatagatagatagatagatagatagatagatagatagatagatagatagatagatagatagatagatagatagatagatagatagatagatagatagatagatagatagatagatagatagatagatagatagatagatagatagatagatagatagatagatagatagatagatagatagatagatagaaaaataaatagtttggTTGTACAATTTGTCATTTCTTGGAAACAGGGTCGCCAGGAAAGCACCCCTTCCCCCCTTGTGTCATTACCCAGCATCCTCTAGTGTAGTGGTCAGCTTTGGTTCTGACCAAATAGATTCATTGATTGATAGAATCTGTGGCTGCGTCTTGCTGGTGCTGAGGTTCAGGAGGCACAAGAGCAGGAGGGGAGCACAAAAGCACTGAGGTTTTAACAGGGCTGTCTAAAGGATTAGATATTTCATGAGGGAGCTGAGGATTCCCCGACAGACTGGTGATATGTTTCTTTCATCATCGGCACCTAAACAATTGTACCTATTTTTGCCTTCCCACCTTGATTTCTTCTTTGTTGATTCTAAACGGTTCTCATTCATGCTTCATTAACCTCAGTGTATGTGCACAACATAACCATTGTTCGGGGATGGCGGACGACACCTGCTGTAGAGAACTGTATGGTTCTTGTGCACACTGAAAGCAATATTTACGGAGTTTTTGCTGAATCCTCCCTGCTTGCAGAAGATGGTAAAAACTGTATGGATGTTTTAATGGAAACAGAAGCTAGGAGCACTTTCCTTTTGTTCTTATCGATGTCATTCTCGtctgtatttacagtttacTTCCAGCTCTGCTCTGAACTCCTACAGTTTTTTGCTTTGGGTCCCAAGCACATCTCACAGGAGCTGGCGAATGCTATAGGATGCTCACCTGCTCACACAAATTCTCTACGCTTACACAGAGCTCTTCCTCTCCCCAGTGATGATGGGTAGCTGAAAGAGGATGGCAGAATAGGCAGGTTAAGGGGAAGGATTCTTGGTCATTTTCATCCTCCTTATCCCCTACAAAATTCCTACTGGCAGTGacttttctatttcttttgTGATGGTGTATCCTTCTCCCCCAAAAATGTGTGTTAGTTGCGAAGTCTAGGGCTGAACAAAATCTGATTAATAATTTTTTATGTTAATTACTGATTTTTTAAACtgcaaaaatcatttaaatgttcTCCCCAAATATATGTGTGCTTAATCTCCATCTTTAAATCAGTGTGAGttttgtgaaaacaaagaacaaacaaGCTGCTGGTCAAGGCAATAAGTGAAAATGCAAGAAAAAGGTATTTCATtcttaaaatatatcaaaaaattaaaatatgacaAACTGCAGTGCAATATTATCACAAATCCCGCAATGTTTTATAGCTAACCAATAACCTGCTGGTTTGCTGATTTTCTGTATGAGAGCGAACTGTACACTTCGTCTCTGATATCACCATCCTGGCATTCTGCGCTAACCTCCCAATAACCATCCCTCTTTCTACTTAACAGAGTAAACTGCACATGGAGGGCTTCCGCAGCCTCAGAGAGGGTGAGGCTGTGGAGTTCACCTTTAAGAAATCATCTAAAGGACTGGAGTCTGTCACGGTAACTGGGCCCAACGGGGCACCATGTCTGGGCAATGAGAGAAGACCGAAGAGTGCCCAGAAACGACGCTCCAAAGGGGACAGGTAAGTCCAGTTTGACCACATCCACATAGGAATTAAGGGACAGGTCATATTTTTTGCACTTTATGAGCATGTCATCCACAGAGTGTCGGTGGTTTGATCTGCTCCTCATTCAGCTCACATGTCCAACAGTCCTCGGTCAAGAAGCTGAACCTCAAatcatgtgtgtgaatgggatgtGTGATAGAGATTCGACGTGGATACAAGTGATGTATGAAGGAATGAATGATAACTGCTGTGTCGACACTCTGAATGGTCCTCAGAAAAACGTCATATGAACCCAGCTCATTAGGGTCAGTTGGAATTGTGCTGGAATTATTTATTGATGAACAACATCTGTCCATCCATGTTGCTTTTCTGTGAAAGGACTCTGTGCAGTTGACCTGAACAGTTAGTGAAGCTCTGTCCTAAGTAAAAAAATATCCAATGCTCAATAATTCAAATGCAGTAGTTggtttaaaatattttgtctATCTGACATTTCTCTGTTATATGCACACCAATTATTTTCTGCACAGTCATGAAAGTACGAAACTTACTGATAAGATTTAAGGTGCATTTTCAGCAATTGTATAATTTTACTCCACGGCCATTGTGTGACATAGATCTAATAAACTTGGGTATGACATCATGTCTGATATATGTagacacacaatgacaacacCTACTGATGCTATGACGCAAATCAACATACGAGAAAAAGGTCATCAGTGTGCATCATCCATCTGCACCACTGCAATAGTAAACATGTGGTGATCAGTCTATCATTTCATGCAGCATTCCTATTGGCTGGTTTCTGACACTGTCATCATTTTGCCACAGGCTACAACTGGTCACAAGACCCCAACAAGGACCCTCTCTCACAATGCAATATACCACCACTGTTTCAGAGTCATGATCACAGATATCGCCATGTTTCTTTCACGTTGGTCATCTTTAGCCCGGGGCAGCCCTGGATCAAACCGTGGTTACGGAGGCTGCACACAGCACCAGGCCTTTGTTCAACAGGATATACGTCCAGCAGGTTTCTTTGTCTCAGGCCATAATGGCTCATTGCTAAATTTCTCTAAATTTTGGAAACAAACAGTTTCTCCCTGCTTGTAGTCTTAATTATTATCTAGACTGACCAGGTCCTGACTCCACCTCCTAATTTAATCCAACCTCTCTATTCTCCATCTGGGAGAAAGTGAATGGGCTTTTTTCTCAACCACTCCATTAAGTATTCCTTATAGCAATGTGAGACATTTTTGCATCATTTATATGATGAACTGAAAAGTCAGTACATCATATACATAATAAGCAGTTTGCTGCAGGATGTCAGAGCAGGACAAAGCACAGGACGTCTCATTATGCTTCAGATTTCATGATATTGAGTTTCACACATTTAAGATCCAAAAGATGAATATTCTCACTGTTGCCTGCACTTtaaaacacaactgtgtgttATTCACTGTCTCAAGCTGTAGGATACAAGTTAGTCCGTTGTCTTTACTGGTAAAGTTTAAATCCTGTTCATTAAATTACCGAAATAAATGTCAAGTATTTTCCTTTTAACATCATTTAACATTCATGAATAATGTAATAAactgaaaaatatgaatatctCTTATCACTTTTAAGGGAAACAATCATTTGAATCTAGGATCGGGGTTAAACcttaaatgtgaaaaaacaactgCAGTGAACTGAATACATTTCAACATCTTTCTAACAGAAGTCAATGTGTTTGAAAAATACTCCGGAAGTAAAATCTGAAAATTCTAATTACGTGAAGTGACCATTTAAAATATTAGTGTGTTACATACATATCAGGGCTTGTGATAAGAAGTTTCTACAGCGTTCCAATATGAACGTTTCCAGGTGATGCCAGTTCATCATCTCATGGATAAAAGTTACCTGTAGAGCTAATAAGACACTCAAACAGAAGatatatttttacatgtgtTGGAGAAGCAGGCTGATCTGGATCAATAGACTGTTTGATCTCAGGCTTCTCCGACCCCCAGTGCTCATTTTTCGCCTTCGGTGCAGCCAACACTGCAGCTTCATCCGTTAGTCTCTtgattacaaaacaaaaatcaaaagcaataaatacaacTTACTTGCAATccctctttttttgtctttgatgCTTGTTTAGGAAGTTCCTGTGAGGCTATTAATTTGATAGCATCTCTTAGGTTTGACCATATGAATCATGGATGGCAGTGATAAAAGCAGTCCCACATCTTCCGGTCTGGATCTGATTGCATTCAGATGTTCAGACTTTCTTCCTCTTGCTGCTTCCCAAACGTGAATGTTGCAGTCAAGAGAATACAAGCGTTTGATTTGTTGGTTGGAGGCCATTAAGATCCCACAAAGTAATTATCGCTGACGGCATTTTTATTAGGTTCAGCTTCATTAATCATGGTGGGAATTAAGCAATGATAAAAATAATCCCACAGCTTCCTGTCCTGAAATACTCGCTGCGGATTTGATTGCATTCACATgttcctctgtttccctcaAACATACATGCTGTATT
This is a stretch of genomic DNA from Limanda limanda chromosome 19, fLimLim1.1, whole genome shotgun sequence. It encodes these proteins:
- the LOC133026414 gene encoding protein lin-28 homolog A-like gives rise to the protein MAEGGCEEEEAALTRGSGVCKWFNVRMGFGFLSMESRDGAALEQPLDVFVHQSKLHMEGFRSLREGEAVEFTFKKSSKGLESVTVTGPNGAPCLGNERRPKSAQKRRSKGDRCYNCGEPGHHAKECELPPQPKKCHFCQSVSHMVANCPVKAQQQQHHSSPGSQGSATSPRHEEEEEEEHSQAGL